The bacterium genomic sequence GGAGCCGGTGGGCGGGGCCCACCTCGATCCGGCGGGCGCGGCGGCGTTAGTGAAACGTCGGGTCGGATCGACGCTGCGCGACCTGCGCCGGGTTCCCATTCCCCGGCTCTTGGAGCGCCGGTACGCCAAGTACCGGCACATTGGCCGGGTCGGCGTCTACTGGCGGGAGGTGGTCAGGAAAGAGATGCAGGACGTGCTCGATGCGCTGGGACGGCGGCTTCCGCGCGCCGAAGGGCCGTGGCGGCGGGTCCGCCGGAGCGGCCCGGAGGAATGACGGATCCGTCGATACAGGTCAGCCGTCTCGATCATCTCGTGCTGACGGTGCGCAGCATCGAGGCGGCGTGCGACTTCTACGCGCGCGGGCTCGGCATGCGCGTGGTGACGTTTGAGGGCGGCCGAAAGGCGCTGGCCTTCGGCCAGCAGAAGATAAATCTCCACCTGGCCGCGAGCCCATTCGAACCGAAAGCCGCCCGGCCTACCCCCGGAT encodes the following:
- a CDS encoding VOC family protein; this encodes MTDPSIQVSRLDHLVLTVRSIEAACDFYARGLGMRVVTFEGGRKALAFGQQKINLHLAASPFEPKAARPTPGSADLCFLTDVPLERVQEHLAACGIVIVEGPVRKTGAVGPLDSLYIRDPDGNLIEVSNPVPA